A region from the Gossypium hirsutum isolate 1008001.06 chromosome A08, Gossypium_hirsutum_v2.1, whole genome shotgun sequence genome encodes:
- the LOC121205104 gene encoding uncharacterized protein has protein sequence MESAALNGRMARWQILLSEFDVVYVNQKAVKGSAIAEFLASRALDDYEPLNFDFPNEDLMYAATVKKDFQEGGPWKLSFDGASNAIGNGIGAVLVSPSGDYYPFTSKLDFDCTNNMAEYEACIMGIRAAIKRKIKVLEVYGDSALVIYQFNGEWETRDPKLVRYRKLVMELIEEFDSVTFSYLPRDENQMADALATLASMFKVNKLEDMKPIQISIYEVPAHCCNIDNEEGKDDHPWYHDILRYVKSREYPDHATENDKKTLRRLAIDYVLDGEILYKKGKDQVLLRCVDAVEAKEILEEVHEGSEACGGLTTPESQERVGDILGEARAAISGAPVVILYFESWQNLLS, from the exons atggagTCAGCCgctctgaatggaagaatggctcgATGGCAAATTCTTCTATCTGAATTTGAcgtagtctatgtgaaccagaaggcggtcaaagggagtgcaatagcggaATTCCTAGCAAGTAGGGCTCTCgatgattatgagccattgaacttcgatttcccaaatgaggatttgATGTATGCCGCAACCGTAAAGAAAGATTTCCAAGAAGGTGGTCCTTGGAAGTTGAGTTTTgacggagcttcaaatgctataggCAACGGAATTGGGGCAGTACTCGTGTCCCCTAGTGGAGATTATTATCCTTTCACTAGCAAATTGGACTTTgactgcacaaataatatggctgagtatgaagcttgcattaTGGGCATTCGGGCAGCCATAAAGCGGAAAATTAAGGTGCTAGAGGTATACGGGGACTCTGCATTAGTAATTTACCAGTTCAATggggaatgggaaacaagagacccgaaGTTGGTTCGCTATCGAAAATTGGTTATGGAATTGATCGAGGAATTTGATAGTGTCACCTTTAGTTacctcccacgagatgaaaaccagatggcagatgctttggccACTTTAGCCTCCATGTTTAAAGTGAACAAATTAGAAGATATGAAGCCTATCCAGATCAGCATCTATGAGGTTCCAGCCCATTGTTGCAACATTGACAATGAAGAGGGaaaggatgatcacccttggtaccatgacatattgcgatatgtgaagaGTCGCGAGTACCCTGACCATGCGACAGAAAATGATAAGAAGACATTAAGGAGATTAGCCATTGACTATGTCCTTGATGgggaaattttgtataaaaaaggaaaagatcaagtactgttaaggtgTGTGGATGCTGTTGAGGCAAaggaaattttggaagaagtgcaTGAAG GATCTGAGGCATGTGGTGGTCTTACTACACCTGAATCGCAAGAAAGAGTAGGTGACATCTTGGG GGAAGctcgtgctgcgatatctggggcacctgttgTCATCTTATACTTTGAATCTTGGCAAAATTTGTTGTCTTGA